In Crocosphaera sp. UHCC 0190, a genomic segment contains:
- the larB gene encoding nickel pincer cofactor biosynthesis protein LarB, which translates to MNPDALQTLLNAIARGEITPNTALDKLKHLSFEPVADFAKIDHHRHLRTGFPEVIWGPGKTPEQIVQIMTTMAHHSPVVMATRIETAIAEQLEAEIPSLIYYPTARICALKTGELPSQGLGVISVLTAGTADLPVAEEAAITAQLCGFEVQRLWDVGVAGIHRLLSHRELISQADVLIVVAGMEGALPSVVAGMVDCPVIGVPTSVGYGTSFGGVAPLLTMLNSCASGIGVVNIDNGFGAAILAGQILRTGQRLQRKKP; encoded by the coding sequence ATGAACCCTGACGCGCTTCAAACTCTCCTCAATGCGATCGCCAGAGGAGAAATTACCCCCAATACTGCCCTAGACAAGCTTAAACATCTTAGTTTTGAACCCGTCGCAGACTTTGCCAAAATAGATCATCATCGTCACCTTAGGACAGGATTTCCCGAAGTGATTTGGGGGCCAGGGAAAACCCCCGAACAAATTGTGCAAATTATGACCACGATGGCCCATCATAGTCCCGTTGTCATGGCCACCCGCATTGAAACCGCGATCGCCGAACAACTCGAAGCCGAGATCCCCTCTTTAATTTACTATCCTACTGCTCGTATTTGCGCCCTGAAGACGGGTGAATTGCCATCTCAGGGGTTGGGAGTCATTTCCGTATTAACGGCAGGTACAGCCGATTTACCCGTCGCTGAGGAAGCCGCCATCACTGCCCAGTTATGTGGGTTTGAGGTACAACGTCTCTGGGATGTGGGGGTTGCGGGTATTCACAGGTTATTGAGTCATCGAGAATTAATTAGTCAAGCAGATGTGTTAATTGTGGTAGCAGGAATGGAAGGGGCCTTACCCAGTGTCGTCGCAGGGATGGTAGACTGTCCCGTGATTGGCGTGCCTACCAGTGTGGGTTATGGCACAAGTTTTGGCGGCGTGGCCCCTCTATTAACCATGTTGAATTCTTGTGCTAGTGGGATCGGTGTGGTGAACATTGATAATGGGTTTGGGGCGGCAATTTTAGCGGGTCAAATTTTGCGTACAGGACAGCGTTTACAGCGAAAAAAACCCTAA
- a CDS encoding universal stress protein: protein MLDKILYADSGTGTTQEMLKVLMDLPAIKKASLNILHVVPPQITTDAIAAKWEEGGKMIAGILENLQLDPSRVSTMLRQGEPKDTVCQVADEINADLIIMGSRGLKRLEAILENSVSQYVFQLTNHPMLLVKDDIYVKKIKRVMVALDKSSPADYALELALYLLRDYGEAELILARVNPDIKPELLPLSKAEMDNNPIVAEAAAKAKRMGVSYRCVVTGGRPGESICQLAEEYNADLLILGSPDRRPSVAKGLPDLDRLLGTSLSDYVRVNANCPVLLARKEGI, encoded by the coding sequence ATGCTGGACAAAATATTATACGCGGACTCAGGAACAGGTACGACTCAAGAAATGCTCAAAGTTTTGATGGATCTTCCCGCCATTAAAAAAGCATCCCTCAATATTCTGCACGTTGTCCCCCCCCAAATTACCACCGATGCGATCGCCGCTAAATGGGAAGAGGGAGGAAAAATGATCGCAGGTATCCTCGAAAACTTACAACTAGATCCCAGTCGTGTCTCTACCATGCTACGTCAGGGAGAACCCAAAGACACCGTTTGTCAAGTGGCCGATGAGATCAACGCCGATTTAATTATTATGGGATCACGGGGACTAAAACGCCTCGAAGCGATCCTCGAAAACTCCGTCAGTCAGTACGTTTTTCAACTCACCAACCACCCAATGTTGTTGGTAAAAGACGATATTTACGTCAAAAAGATCAAACGGGTAATGGTGGCCCTTGATAAGTCTTCCCCCGCAGACTATGCCCTAGAATTAGCCCTTTACTTATTACGGGACTACGGGGAAGCTGAATTGATCTTAGCGCGGGTTAATCCAGATATTAAACCCGAACTCCTGCCCCTCTCTAAAGCGGAAATGGATAATAACCCTATTGTAGCTGAAGCCGCAGCCAAAGCTAAACGAATGGGGGTTTCCTATCGTTGTGTGGTAACAGGGGGTCGTCCTGGGGAAAGCATTTGCCAGTTAGCAGAAGAGTATAACGCCGATCTCCTAATATTAGGATCACCTGATCGCCGTCCTTCTGTCGCTAAAGGGTTGCCTGATCTCGATCGCCTCCTCGGAACCTCCCTTTCTGATTATGTCAGGGTTAATGCCAATTGTCCCGTCTTATTAGCCCGCAAAGAGGGTATTTAG
- the psaM gene encoding photosystem I reaction center subunit XII — protein MLSDTQVLVALVIALIPGILAFRLATELYK, from the coding sequence ATGTTATCTGATACCCAAGTTCTCGTTGCCTTAGTTATTGCTTTAATTCCTGGCATTCTTGCTTTTCGCTTAGCCACGGAACTTTATAAGTAA
- a CDS encoding tetratricopeptide repeat protein, protein MSDTNSLANRYHGLIDSIVEITLEGKIRSKEQVYRMLVKEIESGTGEIFERILDEHINKTKAQLETKLKATRVLRALETIEGEWKRWQKENQTDAAIATATEQIKNAESNHSLASFLKLLDSSNAQNLTREQLQKLSQSLKSSSNSQETLELANGIIDGLNAFVLLEPDLISWIYEQNKSALGFGEEKQGPWPWWEKKIDRPLAKMLFQSLGRNESIRLLAEKSYQVELRAWVELIILLQYLQQGLVKWFDQQPYNAKFGQRLSYSTLLTFAVIFAQLSQGFEGINSNLKEGCFLMMLQLLRQFSRRKDFPLYGGIFASFSGDNLRETLSYFDDPLKEVERTQEKARILTLLAYSQRTLGNYERAKSFHLEALGIAREALDKPCEIANLNHLSRIYIYEKNYSEAISHSQRALVFSRQVGDKLGEANGLINVGYSEVFRAREIEQIEPEIYESAINYLEQGLTLAERLGEYQSQALAYNSLGIAYVVLSQPAAAITALEKGNQMALNSGDVYLQGLNFTYLAEAYYTLGNLSTSVYYSCLAMYLLEQIKSSEWRQSAGLLMVIKGQMTAEEFQKILEQNRPQIIKFIGVDGYDELPKILEKYRGQ, encoded by the coding sequence ATGTCTGATACTAATTCTCTTGCTAATCGTTATCATGGCTTAATTGATTCTATTGTTGAGATTACCCTTGAGGGAAAAATTCGTTCTAAAGAACAAGTTTATCGAATGCTGGTGAAAGAGATTGAGTCGGGAACGGGAGAAATTTTTGAGCGCATTCTCGATGAACATATTAATAAAACCAAGGCACAATTAGAAACCAAATTAAAAGCAACTAGAGTTTTACGGGCCTTAGAAACCATTGAGGGAGAATGGAAAAGATGGCAAAAAGAAAATCAAACTGATGCCGCGATCGCCACAGCAACGGAACAGATTAAAAATGCTGAATCTAACCATTCTTTGGCTTCTTTTTTAAAACTTCTTGATAGTAGTAACGCCCAAAATTTAACTAGAGAGCAATTGCAAAAATTATCTCAGTCCCTCAAATCATCAAGTAACTCTCAAGAAACCCTAGAATTAGCTAATGGTATTATAGATGGTCTAAATGCCTTTGTCCTCTTAGAACCGGATTTAATTAGTTGGATTTATGAACAAAATAAAAGTGCTTTAGGGTTTGGGGAAGAAAAACAAGGCCCTTGGCCTTGGTGGGAGAAAAAGATTGATCGACCTTTAGCCAAAATGTTATTTCAAAGTTTAGGGAGAAATGAATCAATTAGATTATTAGCTGAAAAAAGTTATCAAGTTGAATTAAGGGCTTGGGTTGAACTAATTATTCTCTTACAATACTTACAACAAGGGTTAGTTAAATGGTTTGATCAACAGCCTTATAATGCTAAATTTGGTCAACGATTATCCTATAGTACCTTGTTAACCTTTGCCGTCATTTTTGCTCAACTCTCCCAAGGATTTGAAGGGATAAATAGCAACTTAAAAGAAGGCTGTTTTTTGATGATGTTACAATTATTACGTCAGTTTTCCAGACGAAAGGATTTTCCTTTGTATGGGGGGATTTTTGCCTCTTTTTCTGGGGATAACTTACGGGAGACTTTAAGTTATTTTGATGATCCCTTAAAAGAAGTAGAAAGAACCCAAGAAAAAGCCCGTATTCTTACTTTGTTAGCCTATTCTCAACGCACATTAGGGAATTATGAACGCGCAAAATCCTTTCATTTAGAAGCCTTGGGAATTGCCCGTGAAGCCTTAGATAAACCCTGTGAAATTGCCAATCTTAATCATCTGAGTCGTATTTATATCTATGAGAAAAATTATAGTGAAGCGATTAGTCATAGTCAACGAGCTTTAGTATTTTCTCGTCAAGTTGGTGATAAATTAGGGGAAGCCAATGGATTAATTAATGTAGGTTATAGTGAAGTATTTCGGGCGCGAGAAATTGAACAAATAGAACCAGAAATCTATGAATCTGCCATTAATTATCTCGAACAAGGATTAACCTTAGCAGAAAGATTAGGGGAGTATCAAAGTCAGGCATTAGCTTATAATAGTTTAGGCATTGCTTATGTAGTATTGTCCCAACCGGCGGCAGCAATTACTGCTTTAGAAAAGGGCAATCAAATGGCTTTAAATTCTGGAGATGTTTATCTTCAAGGGTTAAATTTCACTTATTTAGCTGAAGCTTACTATACATTAGGAAATCTCTCAACATCTGTTTATTATAGTTGTTTGGCAATGTATCTTTTAGAACAAATAAAGTCAAGTGAGTGGCGACAGTCT